A genomic window from Lepisosteus oculatus isolate fLepOcu1 chromosome 27, fLepOcu1.hap2, whole genome shotgun sequence includes:
- the LOC138225294 gene encoding fish-egg lectin-like, which produces MRFVGSLINMEGRGCLLCLLVGCLLVSVAGALQCRAVPGSLKQIDAGAGRVCGVDNADNLVSYQGNSWVSLAMKGKHVSVGSAGLWSVSLASLVFKWLGGRWIRVQPGSLIQIDAGGDKFVVGVNAANSIFCLNSGPVLQYAGQGNIPWIPVVGSLKYYSCGPFGCWGVNRLDQIFVKLDVSGDSCRGSDRWYPIQGSLSLVEVGSDGSVYGVNRNGVVFKRVGIDACNAFGRRWWALRAAGVARHVSYDRGILWVVCKDGRVQRCQV; this is translated from the exons ATGAGGTTTGTGGGATCACTTATCAACATGGAAGGGAGAgggtgtttgttgtgtttgctTGTGGGATGCCTTCTAG TGTCTGTGGCTGGAGCCCTGCAGTGTCGGGCTGTGCCTGGCAGTCTGAAGCAGATAGATGCTGGTGCTGGAAGGGTGTGTGGAGTCGACAATGCAGACAACCTGGTCAGCTACCAGGGcaacagctgggtctctctggcCATGAAGGGGAAACATGTGAGTGTGGGGTCAGCAGGACTCTGGAGTGTGAGTCTCGCGAGCCTTGTGTTCAAGTGGCTTGGAGGAAGGTGGATCCGAGTGCAACCAG GCTCCCTCATCCAGATTGATGCTGGTGGAGACAAGTTTGTGGTTGGTGTCAATGCTGCCAATTCCATCTTCTGCCTGAACAGCGGGCCTGTGCTGCAGTATGCTGGCCAGGGCAACATCCCCTGGATTCCTGTCGTGGGCTCCCTCAAGTACTATTCCTGTGGACCTTTTGGTTGCTGGGGAGTGAACAGGCTGGACCAGATCTTTGTCAAGCTGGATGTGAGTGGGGATTCCTGCAGAGGCTCCGACAGGTGGTACCCCATTCAGGGCTCCCTGTCCCTGGTGGAGGTGGGCTCAGATGGCAGTGTGTATggggtgaacaggaatggagtggTCTTCAAGAG GGTTGGTATTGATGCCTGTAACGCCTTTGGCAGGAGGTGGTGGGCTCTAAGGGCAGCTGGTGTGGCCAGGCATGTGTCCTATGACCGAGGGATCCTCTGGGTTGTGTGCAAAGATGGCCGAGTCCAGAGGTGCCAGGTCTGA
- the LOC138225312 gene encoding fish-egg lectin-like: MRFVGSLINMEGRGCLLCLLVGCLLVSVAGALQCRAVPGSLKQIDAGAGRVCGVDNVDNLVSYQGNSWVSLAMKGKHVSVGSAGLWSVSLASLVFKWLGGRWIRVQPGSLIQIDAGGDKFVVGVNAANSIFCLNSGPVLQYAGQGNIPWIPVVGSLKYYSCGPFGCWGVNRLDQIFVKLDVSGDSCRGSDRWYPIQGSLSLVEVGSDGSVYGVNRNGVVFKRVGIDACNAFGRRWWALRAAGVARHVSYDRGILWVVCKDGRVQRCQV; the protein is encoded by the exons ATGAGGTTTGTGGGATCACTTATCAACATGGAAGGGAGAgggtgtttgttgtgtttgctTGTGGGATGCCTTCTAG TGTCTGTGGCTGGAGCCCTGCAGTGTCGGGCTGTGCCTGGCAGTCTGAAGCAGATAGATGCTGGTGCTGGAAGGGTGTGTGGAGTCGACAATGTAGACAACCTGGTCAGCTACCAGGGcaacagctgggtctctctggcCATGAAGGGGAAACATGTGAGTGTGGGGTCAGCAGGACTCTGGAGTGTGAGTCTCGCGAGCCTTGTGTTCAAGTGGCTTGGAGGAAGGTGGATCCGAGTGCAACCAG GCTCCCTCATCCAGATTGATGCTGGTGGAGACAAGTTCGTGGTTGGTGTCAATGCTGCCAATTCCATCTTCTGCCTGAACAGCGGGCCTGTGCTGCAGTATGCTGGCCAGGGCAACATCCCCTGGATTCCTGTCGTGGGCTCCCTCAAGTACTATTCCTGTGGACCTTTTGGTTGCTGGGGAGTGAACAGGCTGGACCAGATCTTTGTCAAGCTGGATGTGAGTGGGGATTCCTGCAGAGGCTCCGACAGGTGGTACCCCATTCAGGGCTCCCTGTCCCTGGTGGAGGTGGGCTCAGATGGCAGTGTGTATggggtgaacaggaatggagtggTCTTCAAGAG GGTTGGTATTGATGCCTGTAACGCCTTTGGCAGGAGGTGGTGGGCTCTAAGGGCAGCTGGTGTGGCCAGGCATGTGTCCTATGACCGAGGGATCCTCTGGGTTGTGTGCAAAGATGGCCGAGTCCAGAGGTGCCAGGTCTGA
- the LOC138225301 gene encoding fish-egg lectin-like yields MRFVGSLINMEGRGCLLCLLVGCLLVSVAGALQCRAVPGSLKQIDAGAGRVCGVDNADNLVSYQGNSWVSLAMKGKHVSVGSAGLWSVSLASLVFKWLGGRWIRVQPGSLIQIDAGGDKFVVGVNAANSIFCLNSGPVLQYAGQGNIPWIPVVGSLKYYSCGPFGCWGVNRLDQIFVKLDVSGDSCRGSDRWYPIQGSLSLVEVGSDGSVYGVNRNGVVFKRVGIDACNAFGRRWWALRAAGVARHVSYDRGILWVVCKDGRVQRCQV; encoded by the exons ATGAGGTTTGTGGGATCACTTATCAACATGGAAGGGAGAgggtgtttgttgtgtttgctTGTGGGATGCCTTCTAG TGTCTGTGGCTGGAGCCCTGCAGTGTCGGGCTGTGCCTGGCAGTCTGAAGCAGATAGATGCTGGTGCTGGAAGGGTGTGTGGAGTCGACAATGCAGACAACCTGGTCAGCTACCAGGGcaacagctgggtctctctggcCATGAAGGGGAAACATGTGAGTGTGGGGTCAGCAGGACTCTGGAGTGTGAGTCTCGCAAGCCTTGTGTTCAAGTGGCTTGGAGGAAGGTGGATCCGAGTGCAACCAG GCTCCCTCATCCAGATTGATGCTGGTGGAGACAAGTTTGTGGTTGGTGTCAATGCTGCCAATTCCATCTTCTGCCTGAACAGCGGGCCTGTGCTGCAGTATGCTGGCCAGGGCAACATCCCCTGGATTCCTGTCGTGGGCTCCCTCAAGTACTATTCCTGTGGACCTTTTGGTTGCTGGGGAGTGAACAGGCTGGACCAGATCTTTGTCAAGCTGGATGTGAGTGGGGATTCCTGCAGAGGCTCCGACAGGTGGTACCCCATTCAGGGCTCCCTGTCCCTGGTGGAGGTGGGCTCAGATGGCAGTGTGTATggggtgaacaggaatggagtggTCTTCAAGAG GGTTGGTATTGATGCCTGTAACGCCTTTGGCAGGAGGTGGTGGGCTCTAAGGGCAGCTGGTGTGGCCAGGCATGTGTCCTATGACCGAGGAATCCTCTGGGTTGTGTGCAAAGATGGCCGAGTCCAGAGGTGCCAGGTCTGA